Proteins encoded in a region of the bacterium genome:
- the ppsA gene encoding phosphoenolpyruvate synthase, with protein MGSYVLGFKEIDQTQVAIVGGKGAHLGELSRIEGIRVPAGFCVTTGAFRRIMAEAPSMDPRLDRLSRLNPDDREAIRTLSAEIRRTLERIAVPDDLATAITVALARLGEQAAYAVRSSATAEDLPTASFAGQQDTYLNIVGPAAIFEHISRCWASLFTERAVTYRLRNGFDHRSVHMAVVVQQMIFPEAAGVLFTADPVTSNRKVASVEASFGLGEALVSGLVNADMYKVRDGHVIARAVATKQLAIHALPAGGTQEQAIDPERQEQPALTDAQVVRLAQLGWRIEAHFGHPQDIEWCLVDDGFQIVQSRPITTLFPIPTTDDGGNHVFVSVGHGQMMTDAMKPLGISMWQLTALPRMYEAGGRLFVDVTQRLASPTSRAGLLEIMGRGDPLIRDALETVLERDDFIPSLADDDRGGAPGGSAPAPLETDPAIVEELMGRTQASIAALQRDIRSQSGPALIDFILADIQELRRILFDPRSHQVFMSAMEATWWLNDKLEAWLGEKNAADTLTQSVPDNVTSEMGLALLDVADAIRPHPEVVALLQRVDGNDDFLDGLERVAGGQEARDAIRGFLDKYGMRCVGEIDITRPRWSERPTTLVPVILGNIKNFEPGAGERRFEQGRQEAWTKEQELLERLRALPDGEQKAKEVKRMIDRVRTFIGYREYPKYGMVSRYLVYKQALLEEAERLVQAHVLREKEDIFYLTFQEIQDVVRANQVDDQLIHARKDAFRSYQTLTPPRVLTSDGEVIAGAYRRDDVPAGALVGLPVSAGTIEGRARVILDMAEADLEPGDILVTAYTDPSWSPLFVAIAGLVTEVGGLMTHGAVIAREYGLPAVVGVDQATRLIRNGQRIRVDGTDGYVEILP; from the coding sequence ATGGGCAGCTACGTGCTGGGTTTCAAGGAGATCGACCAGACGCAGGTCGCAATCGTTGGCGGCAAGGGCGCGCACCTGGGGGAGCTTTCGCGGATCGAAGGCATTCGCGTGCCGGCTGGCTTCTGCGTGACGACGGGCGCCTTCCGGCGGATCATGGCGGAAGCGCCGTCCATGGACCCACGGCTGGATCGGCTATCGCGCCTGAACCCGGACGACCGGGAGGCGATCCGAACGCTCAGCGCGGAGATCCGCCGGACCCTCGAAAGGATCGCCGTCCCCGACGATCTGGCGACGGCGATCACCGTCGCGCTTGCCCGGCTCGGCGAGCAAGCCGCCTACGCCGTCCGCTCGAGCGCGACGGCAGAGGACTTGCCGACGGCCTCGTTCGCAGGCCAGCAGGACACATACCTGAACATCGTGGGGCCGGCGGCGATCTTCGAGCACATCAGCCGGTGCTGGGCGTCGCTCTTCACTGAGCGGGCCGTGACCTACCGCCTGCGGAACGGCTTCGACCACCGGAGCGTCCACATGGCCGTGGTAGTGCAGCAGATGATCTTCCCGGAGGCCGCCGGCGTCCTCTTCACGGCCGACCCTGTCACGTCAAACCGGAAGGTCGCGTCCGTAGAGGCCAGCTTCGGCCTCGGCGAGGCACTGGTCTCCGGCCTGGTGAACGCGGACATGTACAAGGTGCGAGACGGCCACGTGATCGCCAGGGCGGTTGCCACCAAGCAGCTTGCCATCCACGCCCTGCCGGCTGGTGGGACGCAGGAACAGGCGATCGACCCGGAGCGGCAGGAGCAGCCAGCGCTGACGGATGCGCAGGTCGTGCGGCTCGCCCAGTTGGGATGGCGGATCGAAGCACACTTCGGCCACCCCCAGGACATCGAATGGTGCCTGGTCGATGACGGCTTCCAGATCGTCCAGAGCCGGCCCATCACCACGCTGTTCCCCATTCCCACCACGGACGACGGGGGGAATCACGTCTTCGTCTCCGTCGGTCACGGGCAGATGATGACCGACGCCATGAAGCCCCTTGGGATTTCGATGTGGCAGCTCACGGCTCTCCCGCGGATGTACGAGGCCGGCGGGAGGCTGTTCGTCGATGTCACCCAGCGCCTGGCGTCGCCCACGAGCCGGGCAGGCCTCCTGGAGATCATGGGGAGAGGCGATCCCTTGATCAGGGACGCGCTGGAGACCGTCCTCGAACGCGACGACTTCATCCCGTCGCTTGCGGACGATGACCGCGGTGGTGCTCCGGGCGGCAGTGCTCCCGCCCCGCTGGAGACCGATCCGGCCATCGTCGAAGAGTTGATGGGACGCACCCAGGCGTCCATCGCCGCGCTGCAGCGCGACATCCGAAGCCAGTCAGGACCCGCCCTGATCGACTTCATCCTGGCGGACATCCAAGAACTGCGGCGAATCCTCTTCGATCCGCGGAGCCATCAGGTGTTCATGTCGGCGATGGAGGCAACGTGGTGGCTCAACGACAAGCTGGAAGCGTGGCTGGGAGAGAAGAACGCGGCCGACACGCTGACCCAGTCCGTCCCCGACAACGTGACGTCGGAGATGGGGCTGGCGCTACTGGACGTCGCCGATGCGATCCGGCCGCATCCGGAGGTGGTCGCCTTGCTGCAGCGGGTCGACGGCAACGACGATTTCCTCGACGGGCTCGAGCGGGTCGCGGGCGGCCAGGAGGCGCGCGACGCCATCCGCGGCTTCCTCGACAAGTACGGCATGCGTTGCGTCGGTGAGATCGACATCACGAGGCCGCGTTGGAGCGAACGCCCCACCACGCTCGTGCCCGTGATCCTCGGCAACATCAAGAACTTCGAACCAGGCGCCGGCGAGCGGCGCTTCGAGCAAGGGCGGCAGGAGGCGTGGACGAAGGAACAGGAGCTGCTCGAGCGCTTGCGGGCCTTGCCGGACGGAGAGCAGAAGGCCAAAGAGGTCAAGCGGATGATCGACCGCGTCCGGACCTTCATCGGGTATCGGGAGTATCCAAAGTACGGCATGGTCAGCCGCTACCTCGTTTACAAGCAGGCCTTGCTGGAAGAGGCCGAGCGCCTCGTGCAGGCCCACGTGCTACGTGAGAAGGAAGACATCTTCTACCTCACGTTCCAGGAGATCCAAGACGTCGTGCGAGCGAACCAAGTGGATGACCAGCTCATCCACGCGCGCAAGGACGCGTTCAGGTCGTATCAAACGCTGACACCGCCCCGGGTGCTCACGTCGGATGGCGAGGTCATCGCCGGGGCGTACCGACGCGATGACGTGCCGGCCGGTGCGCTGGTCGGCTTGCCGGTTTCCGCCGGGACCATCGAGGGCCGGGCCCGCGTCATCCTGGACATGGCGGAGGCCGATCTCGAACCGGGCGACATCCTGGTCACGGCCTACACGGACCCCAGCTGGTCGCCCCTGTTCGTCGCGATCGCGGGGCTGGTGACGGAAGTGGGGGGCCTCATGACCCATGGCGCGGTGATTGCACGGGAGTACGGCTTGCCGGCCGTAGTGGGCGTGGATCAAGCCACCCGGCTGATTCGAAACGGGCAGCGGATCCGCGTGGATGGAACGGACGGGTACGTCGAGATCCTGCCCTAA